The Janthinobacterium lividum genome has a window encoding:
- a CDS encoding PRC-barrel domain-containing protein, with protein sequence MSYEERDAYGMYVNRGHKGPGPELMGADTLIGDHVHNAKDEHLGEIKEIMIDMRSGKIAYAVMSHGGVFTIGEKLFAVPWEALLLDTVNKRFTLNVDKERIENAPGFDTDNWPNMADTTWANSIHSYYGTTPR encoded by the coding sequence ATGAGCTACGAAGAACGCGACGCCTACGGCATGTATGTCAACCGCGGCCACAAAGGTCCCGGCCCTGAATTGATGGGTGCCGACACCCTGATCGGCGACCATGTGCACAACGCCAAGGATGAGCATCTGGGTGAAATCAAGGAAATCATGATCGACATGCGCAGCGGCAAGATCGCCTACGCCGTCATGTCGCACGGCGGTGTCTTCACCATCGGCGAAAAGCTGTTTGCCGTGCCTTGGGAAGCGCTGCTGCTCGACACCGTCAACAAGCGCTTCACCCTCAACGTCGACAAGGAACGCATCGAAAACGCGCCCGGCTTCGACACGGATAACTGGCCGAACATGGCCGATACCACGTGGGCCAATTCCATCCATAGTTACTACGGCACGACGCCGCGTTGA
- a CDS encoding CTP synthase, whose translation MTKFVFVTGGVVSSLGKGIAAASLAAILESRGLKVTMLKLDPYINVDPGTMSPMQHGEVFVTDDGAETDLDLGHYERFISTRMKKVNNFTTGQIYESVIRKERRGEYLGKTVQVIPHITNEIQDYIRRGAEGYDVALCEIGGTVGDIESLPFLEAARQLSLRAGRKNTAFVHLTLVPYIASAGELKTKPTQHSVQKLREIGIMPNALLCRADRAIPEDERAKISLFSNIEEQAVISVWDVDTIYKVPQMLHDQGLDKIICDALDLDPAPADLSIWSKLIYTMEHPKAEVTVGMVGKYVELTESYKSLIEALRHAGIHTESRVNIEYIDSEEIETTGCDNLAKYDAILVPGGFGKRGVEGKIKAAQFARENKIPYLGICLGMQVALIEYARNKAGMPNANSTEFDLDTDQPVVALINEWQNHDGKVELRDENSDLGGTMRLGAQTCAVNPGTLAAEIYGSVVTERHRHRYEANNHYLARVETAGLIVSARTPSEDLCEIMELPRTGENSHPWYMGVQYHPEFKSTPRTGHPLFTSFIKAALAHKEANAAAE comes from the coding sequence ATGACCAAATTTGTCTTCGTCACTGGTGGCGTTGTGTCTTCCCTTGGAAAAGGGATTGCCGCCGCCTCCCTCGCCGCGATCCTCGAATCGCGCGGCCTTAAAGTCACCATGCTCAAGCTCGACCCGTATATCAACGTCGATCCTGGCACGATGAGCCCTATGCAACACGGTGAAGTATTCGTCACCGATGACGGGGCCGAAACCGACCTCGACCTCGGTCACTACGAGCGCTTCATCTCCACCCGCATGAAAAAGGTGAATAACTTCACCACTGGCCAGATCTATGAATCGGTGATCCGCAAGGAACGCCGGGGCGAATATCTGGGCAAGACCGTGCAGGTGATTCCGCATATCACCAATGAAATCCAGGATTACATCCGCCGTGGCGCCGAAGGCTACGACGTGGCCCTGTGCGAAATCGGCGGCACCGTCGGCGATATCGAATCGCTGCCATTCCTGGAAGCGGCGCGTCAGCTGAGCCTGCGCGCCGGCCGCAAGAACACGGCCTTCGTCCACCTGACCCTGGTGCCTTACATCGCCTCGGCCGGTGAACTGAAGACCAAGCCGACCCAGCACTCGGTGCAAAAGCTGCGCGAAATCGGCATCATGCCGAATGCGCTGCTGTGCCGCGCCGACCGCGCCATTCCGGAAGACGAGCGCGCGAAAATCTCACTGTTCTCGAATATCGAAGAGCAGGCCGTCATTTCCGTATGGGACGTCGACACCATCTACAAAGTGCCGCAAATGCTGCACGACCAGGGCCTCGACAAGATCATCTGCGACGCGCTGGACCTCGATCCGGCACCGGCCGACCTGTCCATCTGGAGCAAGCTGATCTACACGATGGAGCACCCGAAGGCGGAAGTGACCGTCGGCATGGTCGGCAAGTATGTCGAGCTGACCGAGTCGTACAAGTCGCTGATCGAAGCGCTGCGCCACGCCGGCATCCACACGGAAAGCCGCGTCAACATCGAGTACATCGATTCGGAAGAAATCGAAACGACGGGTTGCGACAACCTGGCCAAGTACGATGCCATCCTGGTACCGGGCGGCTTCGGCAAGCGCGGCGTGGAAGGCAAGATCAAGGCCGCCCAGTTCGCCCGTGAAAACAAGATCCCTTACCTGGGCATCTGCCTGGGCATGCAAGTGGCCCTGATCGAATACGCGCGCAACAAGGCAGGCATGCCGAACGCGAATTCGACCGAGTTCGACCTTGATACGGATCAACCTGTCGTTGCACTGATCAATGAGTGGCAAAACCACGATGGTAAAGTCGAGTTGCGCGATGAAAACTCGGACCTGGGCGGTACCATGCGCCTGGGCGCGCAGACCTGCGCCGTCAATCCGGGCACCCTCGCCGCCGAGATCTACGGCAGCGTGGTGACCGAGCGTCACCGTCATCGCTACGAAGCCAATAATCACTACCTGGCCCGTGTCGAAACGGCTGGCCTGATCGTCTCGGCCCGCACGCCGAGCGAAGATTTGTGCGAAATCATGGAATTGCCACGCACGGGTGAAAATTCTCACCCATGGTATATGGGCGTGCAATACCATCCTGAGTTCAAGTCGACGCCACGCACCGGCCATCCGTTGTTTACCTCGTTCATCAAGGCAGCGCTGGCGCACAAAGAAGCCAACGCCGCTGCGGAATAA
- a CDS encoding TonB-dependent receptor plug domain-containing protein produces the protein MNIKIMAHAVGVCMAVLAQHAWAQENTGGKVELSPLNVSGEAVPAERQALEKPGAVSARGPDTRLQPVDQIVRSMPGTFTQIDPAQGAVSVNIRGLSGLGRVNMMVDGVSQNYYGSAPSSVSHGGVPSSQFGALIDPNFIIGVDVSRGNVIGGDGVNALAGSANFRTIGVDDVVFAGEKTGARTKMSAGNNGVGRSAMLAVAMKNPAFDGGSVGFMAATSASVIGNNYKNAKGVNSEEFGFGYNRYYKQKPKSQLLKLDLKLNDFHALELSARDYRSTFTRRDIQSDDYYVKYHYTPFSELIDLNVVASSSRGNQKYMPEALTNFINTNAANRADAFDINNTSSFKLAGGDALVTLGGKMMRNRYSKHVESLVDDPDNPDANQQSIENNTFGPEGRQKIDSVYAGLQYNRGIYQVNAGLNYTSFELTGYKPACDLRVQCFP, from the coding sequence ATGAATATCAAGATAATGGCGCATGCCGTGGGCGTGTGCATGGCCGTGCTCGCGCAACACGCGTGGGCGCAAGAAAATACCGGCGGCAAGGTCGAACTTTCGCCGCTGAATGTCTCGGGCGAGGCGGTCCCTGCGGAACGCCAGGCGCTGGAAAAGCCGGGTGCCGTCAGTGCGCGTGGGCCTGACACGCGCTTGCAGCCAGTGGACCAGATCGTGCGCAGCATGCCGGGCACGTTTACCCAGATCGATCCGGCGCAGGGCGCCGTCAGCGTCAATATTCGCGGCCTGTCGGGCCTGGGCCGCGTCAACATGATGGTCGATGGCGTGAGCCAGAATTATTATGGCAGCGCGCCCTCGTCGGTCTCGCATGGCGGCGTGCCAAGCAGCCAGTTCGGCGCCCTGATCGACCCGAATTTCATCATCGGCGTGGATGTGTCGCGCGGCAATGTCATCGGCGGTGACGGCGTCAATGCGCTGGCCGGCAGCGCCAATTTCCGCACCATCGGCGTTGATGACGTGGTCTTCGCCGGTGAAAAAACCGGGGCGCGCACGAAGATGTCCGCCGGTAATAATGGCGTGGGGCGCAGCGCCATGCTGGCCGTGGCCATGAAAAACCCCGCCTTCGATGGCGGCAGCGTGGGCTTCATGGCCGCCACCAGCGCGAGCGTGATCGGCAACAACTACAAGAATGCCAAGGGCGTCAACAGCGAGGAATTCGGTTTCGGCTATAACCGCTATTACAAGCAAAAGCCCAAGTCGCAGTTGCTCAAGCTGGACCTGAAGCTGAATGACTTCCACGCGCTGGAATTGTCAGCGCGCGATTACCGCAGCACCTTTACGCGCCGCGACATCCAGAGCGACGATTACTACGTAAAATATCACTACACGCCGTTTTCGGAATTGATCGACCTCAATGTGGTTGCCAGCAGCAGCCGTGGCAATCAGAAATACATGCCCGAGGCGCTGACCAATTTCATCAACACGAATGCGGCCAACCGCGCCGATGCCTTTGACATCAACAACACCAGCAGCTTCAAGCTGGCGGGCGGCGACGCCCTGGTGACATTGGGCGGAAAGATGATGCGTAACAGATACAGCAAACATGTGGAAAGCCTGGTCGACGATCCCGATAACCCGGATGCCAACCAGCAATCGATTGAAAACAATACTTTCGGGCCGGAAGGACGGCAAAAGATCGACAGCGTATATGCTGGCCTGCAATACAACCGTGGCATCTATCAAGTCAATGCCGGCCTCAACTATACGAGCTTCGAGCTGACGGGCTACAAGCCTGCCTGCGATCTGCGCGTGCAGTGCTTCCCGTAA
- a CDS encoding glycerophosphodiester phosphodiesterase has product MRAPHLAPVLPQRHFSRRSFVRAAAGGLALAAAPGFAAGLLAPPPARPLVFAHRGASALRPEHTLASYAKAILDGADYVEPDLVATRDGILVARHESNLIDTTDVARRPEFASRRGKKMVDGEWHEGWFVDDFTLAELKTLRAIERLPKVRTGNTLYDGQFQIPTWEEIIDFVAAQSAASGRIIGLVPELKSSTYFRDAGLALEDRFLSTMLAHEYTRRAPIEIQSFEVANLKYLREKLGRRANVRLMQLVVGGDVRPMDVAKAGGKLTFGQMTTPAGLRDIAAYADVVAPPTRGVIPLGADQRLAKPSSIVDDAHQAGLLLHTWTFRPENRFLAADFRDGNGENARNEAGSVAEMRRYIETGLDGFFSDDPGLGRIAAG; this is encoded by the coding sequence ATGCGCGCTCCGCATCTCGCCCCTGTCTTGCCGCAACGGCATTTTTCACGCCGCAGCTTCGTCCGCGCGGCCGCCGGCGGCCTGGCCCTGGCCGCCGCGCCCGGCTTTGCCGCCGGCCTGCTGGCTCCGCCTCCCGCGCGTCCGCTCGTGTTCGCCCACCGGGGTGCCAGCGCCCTGCGCCCCGAGCATACGCTGGCGTCATACGCCAAGGCCATCCTCGACGGCGCCGACTACGTCGAACCGGACCTGGTGGCCACGCGCGACGGCATCCTCGTGGCGCGCCATGAAAGCAATCTGATCGACACCACCGACGTGGCGCGCCGGCCTGAATTTGCCAGCCGGCGCGGCAAGAAGATGGTCGACGGCGAATGGCACGAAGGCTGGTTTGTCGACGACTTCACCCTGGCGGAATTGAAAACCCTGCGCGCCATCGAACGGCTGCCGAAAGTACGCACCGGCAACACCTTGTACGATGGACAATTTCAGATCCCGACCTGGGAAGAAATCATCGATTTTGTTGCAGCGCAATCGGCCGCCAGCGGCCGCATCATCGGCCTCGTGCCGGAGCTGAAAAGCTCGACGTACTTCCGCGATGCTGGCCTGGCGCTGGAAGACCGATTCCTGTCGACCATGCTGGCGCACGAATACACGCGCCGCGCGCCGATCGAGATCCAGTCCTTCGAAGTGGCGAATTTGAAATACCTGCGCGAGAAGCTGGGACGGCGCGCCAACGTCCGTCTGATGCAGCTGGTGGTGGGCGGCGATGTGCGCCCGATGGACGTGGCCAAGGCGGGCGGGAAGCTAACGTTCGGGCAAATGACGACGCCGGCCGGTCTGCGCGACATCGCGGCCTACGCGGACGTGGTGGCGCCGCCCACGCGAGGCGTCATCCCGCTGGGCGCCGACCAGCGCCTGGCAAAACCCTCTTCCATCGTCGACGATGCGCACCAGGCGGGCCTGCTGTTGCACACGTGGACCTTCCGCCCGGAAAACCGTTTCCTGGCGGCCGACTTCCGCGACGGCAATGGCGAAAATGCACGCAACGAGGCCGGTTCCGTGGCGGAAATGCGGCGCTATATCGAAACGGGACTGGACGGCTTTTTCAGCGACGATCCGGGTTTGGGACGCATCGCCGCCGGATAA
- the eno gene encoding phosphopyruvate hydratase, which translates to MSAIVDIIGREILDSRGNPTVECDVLLESGVMGRAAVPSGASTGSREAVELRDGDAKRYFGKGVLQACENINTEISEAIMGLDANEQAFLDRTLIDLDGTENKSRLGANAILAVSMAVAKAAAEEAGLPLYRYFGGSGAMQMPVPMMNVINGGAHADNNLDIQEFMIIPVGAPSFKEAVRYGAEVFHTLKKILHKKGLNTNVGDEGGFAPSLANHEEAIKLIIQAIEEAGYEPGTQIAIGLDCAASEFYKDGKYEMEGEGLSLTATEFTNLLATWCDKYPIISIEDAMHEGDWDGWAILTAELGKKVQLVGDDLYVTNTKILKEGISKGIANSILIKINQIGTLTETFAAIEMAKRAGYTAVISHRSGETEDSTIADIAVATNALQIKTGSMSRSDRMAKYNQLLRIEEDLGDIASYPGRDAFYNLK; encoded by the coding sequence ATGAGTGCTATTGTTGATATTATCGGTCGCGAAATCCTGGACTCGCGCGGTAACCCTACCGTCGAATGCGATGTGTTGCTGGAATCGGGCGTGATGGGCCGTGCGGCCGTGCCGTCGGGTGCCTCGACCGGTTCGCGCGAAGCCGTGGAATTGCGCGATGGCGACGCCAAGCGCTACTTCGGCAAGGGCGTGCTGCAAGCATGCGAAAACATCAATACCGAAATCTCCGAAGCCATCATGGGCCTGGACGCCAATGAACAGGCTTTCCTGGACCGTACCCTGATCGACCTGGACGGCACGGAAAACAAATCGCGCCTGGGCGCCAACGCCATCCTGGCCGTCTCGATGGCCGTGGCCAAGGCTGCCGCTGAAGAAGCCGGCTTGCCGCTGTACCGCTATTTCGGCGGTTCGGGCGCCATGCAGATGCCAGTGCCGATGATGAACGTCATCAACGGCGGCGCGCACGCCGACAACAACCTGGACATCCAGGAATTCATGATCATTCCCGTGGGCGCCCCGTCGTTCAAGGAAGCCGTCCGTTACGGCGCGGAAGTATTCCACACGCTGAAAAAGATCCTGCACAAGAAGGGCCTGAACACCAACGTGGGCGACGAAGGCGGTTTCGCGCCATCGCTGGCCAACCATGAAGAAGCCATCAAGCTGATCATCCAGGCCATCGAAGAAGCGGGCTACGAGCCAGGCACGCAGATCGCCATCGGCCTCGATTGCGCCGCGTCCGAGTTCTACAAGGACGGCAAGTACGAAATGGAAGGCGAAGGCCTGAGCCTGACGGCCACCGAGTTCACCAACCTGCTGGCGACCTGGTGCGACAAGTACCCGATCATCTCGATCGAAGACGCGATGCACGAAGGCGACTGGGATGGCTGGGCGATCCTGACGGCGGAACTGGGCAAGAAAGTGCAACTGGTCGGCGACGACCTGTATGTCACCAACACCAAGATCCTGAAAGAAGGCATCTCGAAAGGCATCGCCAACTCGATCCTGATCAAGATCAACCAGATCGGCACCCTGACGGAAACCTTCGCCGCCATCGAAATGGCCAAGCGCGCCGGTTACACGGCCGTCATTTCGCACCGCTCGGGTGAAACGGAAGACTCGACCATCGCCGATATCGCCGTTGCCACGAACGCCCTGCAGATCAAGACCGGCTCGATGTCGCGCTCGGATCGCATGGCCAAGTACAACCAGTTGCTGCGTATCGAGGAAGACCTGGGCGACATCGCCAGCTACCCTGGCCGCGATGCGTTCTATAATCTGAAGTAA
- the ftsB gene encoding cell division protein FtsB → MRLITLALAALLLLIQFPLWLGKGGWLRVADMEAQVAVANKKNMELKARNAKLESEVRDLKDGTGAVEERARYELGMVKQNEIFVQIVRKGQTPPLLETPVDAAAPH, encoded by the coding sequence ATGCGCCTGATTACGCTCGCCCTGGCAGCCCTGCTGCTGTTGATTCAATTTCCCCTCTGGCTGGGTAAAGGTGGCTGGCTGCGTGTTGCCGACATGGAAGCCCAAGTGGCGGTGGCCAATAAAAAGAATATGGAATTGAAGGCGCGAAACGCCAAGCTCGAATCCGAAGTGCGCGACCTGAAGGATGGTACGGGCGCCGTCGAAGAGCGTGCCCGCTATGAGCTGGGCATGGTCAAACAGAATGAGATTTTCGTGCAGATCGTGCGCAAGGGCCAGACCCCGCCACTGCTGGAAACGCCGGTGGACGCTGCTGCGCCCCACTGA
- a CDS encoding TonB-dependent receptor, with amino-acid sequence MTTHLTLALRRHSFHVLLGACAAGLSLPALAQTAVAAAVASAATEMATPATAADDGAPMTTVEISSRKTRSSVALSKNEIQKILPGTNPLKALQTLPGVSFQTADPWGNNEQNLSLFVHGFSGQQLGYTMDGVPLGDQQYGNYNGLSPQRAVISENVRSVVLSSGAGDLATASTSNLGGTIETYSSDPLATQGASVQQTVGSHRTSRTFARYDTGAFGDGSSAYFSILHHEARAWDFDARQGGDQFNAKYVNRSDAGKLTLFFNYSDKIEPNEDSTVHVAGETSAPYTRPFLYPDFKAALNYLSPTGATPAADGNNYRNYYSDAQRTDYLAYAKFDANLSEGTTWSNQVYYHKDDGAGVVAGPIGVAGLPGLFSVYYPKQNLKQVFGNSGYAVRTTEYDIKRGGFISTLRKEIGEHQLEAGLWLEQNRSSAYRRWYALDVNNPTSPYDRPSNPLITQYGSEIDNKVVQLHLQDEWRIRPDIALQAGFKSSLQFADGQFPVQPAKGAISGGSTALPVGTINTKKWFLPQVGARWDFTPQDQLYFNIQKNMRQFVTYGGGGASPWSLSSQAAFDLFKRDAKPETALTYEVGVRGSHALNLGAITAIDGQVNVYHVDFSNRLLQISPTPVISSIIGGNPVLANVGSVRTDGIDIAGTVHFGNNFSFYNALSYNRSQYADNYNNGAALVLTAGKNVPGSPEWLNKFVASATFGDIEVQLTGDYVGKRYATYTNDLSVPSYFLMGLGVSGKLPAMASWLKNPRWRVNVSNLANREGSLNVVVGAADKTYNTFPIAPRQGFLTLTADF; translated from the coding sequence ATGACCACCCACTTGACGCTGGCCCTGCGCCGCCATTCCTTCCATGTTTTGCTGGGCGCCTGCGCCGCAGGCCTCTCCTTGCCGGCACTGGCGCAAACGGCCGTCGCCGCCGCCGTGGCGTCCGCCGCTACCGAGATGGCCACGCCTGCCACTGCCGCTGATGACGGCGCACCGATGACCACCGTGGAAATTTCCTCGCGCAAGACGCGCTCCTCGGTCGCCCTGAGCAAGAATGAAATCCAGAAAATCCTGCCCGGCACGAATCCCCTGAAAGCCTTGCAAACCTTGCCGGGCGTCAGCTTCCAGACAGCTGATCCTTGGGGCAACAACGAGCAAAACCTGTCGCTGTTCGTGCACGGTTTTTCGGGCCAGCAACTGGGCTACACCATGGATGGCGTGCCGCTCGGTGACCAGCAGTACGGCAACTACAACGGCCTGTCGCCGCAGCGCGCCGTGATCAGCGAAAACGTGCGCAGCGTCGTGCTGTCCTCGGGTGCGGGCGACCTGGCCACGGCGTCGACCAGCAACCTGGGCGGCACCATCGAAACCTATTCCAGCGACCCGCTGGCCACGCAAGGCGCCAGCGTGCAGCAAACCGTGGGCAGCCACCGCACCTCGCGCACGTTCGCCCGCTACGACACGGGCGCCTTCGGCGACGGCAGCAGCGCCTATTTTTCCATCCTGCACCACGAAGCGCGCGCCTGGGATTTCGATGCGCGCCAGGGAGGCGATCAGTTCAACGCCAAGTACGTCAACCGCAGCGACGCGGGCAAGCTGACCCTGTTCTTCAATTACTCGGACAAGATCGAGCCGAACGAAGACAGCACCGTGCACGTGGCGGGCGAGACGAGCGCGCCGTACACGCGGCCCTTCCTGTACCCGGACTTCAAGGCGGCCCTGAACTATTTGTCGCCGACGGGCGCCACGCCTGCCGCCGACGGCAACAATTACCGCAATTACTATAGCGATGCGCAGCGCACCGATTACCTGGCCTACGCCAAGTTCGACGCCAACTTGTCCGAAGGCACGACGTGGTCGAACCAGGTGTATTACCACAAGGATGACGGCGCGGGCGTGGTGGCCGGCCCCATCGGCGTGGCCGGCTTGCCGGGCCTGTTCAGCGTGTACTACCCGAAACAGAACCTGAAACAGGTGTTCGGCAACTCGGGTTACGCCGTGCGCACGACGGAATACGACATCAAGCGGGGCGGCTTCATTTCCACCCTGCGCAAGGAAATCGGCGAGCATCAGCTGGAAGCGGGCCTGTGGCTGGAACAGAACCGCTCGTCCGCCTACCGCCGCTGGTATGCGCTGGACGTCAACAACCCGACCTCGCCATATGACCGCCCCAGCAATCCCCTGATCACGCAATACGGCAGCGAGATCGACAACAAGGTGGTGCAGCTGCACTTGCAGGATGAATGGCGCATCCGTCCTGATATCGCCCTGCAAGCGGGCTTCAAGTCCAGCCTGCAGTTTGCCGATGGCCAATTCCCCGTGCAGCCGGCCAAGGGCGCCATTTCCGGTGGTTCGACGGCCTTGCCGGTCGGCACCATCAACACGAAAAAATGGTTCTTGCCGCAAGTGGGCGCGCGCTGGGATTTCACGCCGCAAGACCAGTTGTACTTCAATATCCAGAAAAACATGCGCCAGTTCGTCACCTATGGCGGCGGCGGCGCCTCGCCATGGAGCTTGTCGAGCCAGGCGGCCTTCGACCTGTTCAAGCGCGATGCCAAGCCGGAAACGGCCCTCACCTATGAAGTGGGCGTGCGCGGCAGCCACGCGCTGAACCTGGGCGCCATCACGGCCATCGATGGTCAGGTCAATGTGTACCACGTCGATTTCAGCAACCGTTTGCTGCAGATCAGCCCGACACCCGTGATTTCCTCCATCATCGGTGGCAACCCCGTGCTGGCCAACGTGGGCAGCGTGCGCACGGACGGCATCGATATCGCCGGCACCGTGCACTTCGGCAATAATTTTTCGTTCTACAATGCCCTGTCGTACAACCGCTCGCAGTACGCGGACAATTACAACAATGGCGCCGCGCTGGTGCTGACGGCAGGCAAGAACGTGCCGGGCTCGCCGGAATGGCTGAACAAGTTTGTGGCCTCGGCCACCTTTGGCGATATCGAAGTGCAACTGACGGGAGACTATGTGGGCAAGCGCTACGCGACGTACACCAACGATTTGTCCGTCCCCAGCTATTTCCTGATGGGCCTGGGCGTGTCGGGCAAGCTGCCAGCCATGGCCAGCTGGCTGAAAAACCCGCGCTGGCGCGTCAACGTCAGCAACCTGGCCAACCGCGAAGGATCGCTGAACGTGGTGGTGGGCGCGGCCGACAAGACGTACAACACCTTCCCGATCGCCCCGCGCCAGGGCTTTTTGACCTTGACGGCGGATTTCTGA